GGGCCTTTCCTTTGATAGCCCCAGTAAGCTCTGCCCTTGCTCTCGTTATCTTATACCTCAAGTTACCCCTATCCAATGTCCTTGCCCTTCTGGCGCTCTACTTTACGATAGGGCTCCTCCACCTCGACGGATTGGCTGACTGGGCCGACGGAATAATGGTCAAGGGCGACCGCGAGAGAAAGATTAAAGCCATGAAAGACCTCAACACTGGCATAGCTGGCGTTTTCGCCGTCGTGATGGTGCTGTTCCTCCAGGTTTACTCGCTCCAGCTCATTCCTTTCTATGCAATCTATCTAGCCGAGCTGAACTCCAAGTTTTCACTCCTCCTTGGGTTGGCCACAAGAAAGCCCCTTGGCCGTGGATTAGGTGCGTACTTCATGGAAAAAATGAACGGAAAGCAGTTCGCCGTTGGCACGCTCCTCTACGCTCTTCTTTACCTCCCAATAGTACTCTCCGACCCGCCCGCCCTCTTGGGAATCCTCGGCCTTCTCTTCGGCGCGTATGCGATAAGGCTCTCCCTCAGGAACTTTGGCGGAATAAACGGGGACTGCCTCGGGGCCATCGCCGAGATAACGAGAACAGGAACGCTACTCGTTTTAGCGTTTGTGTGGGCTTATCTTTAAATATTGCATCACCTAAATTTAGATGGTGAAACCATGCAGGACGTTGAGAGAATTCTCTCCCAACTTCCACCGGAGGCGCGGAGGGAGCTTTTAGACTACGCCGAGTTTCTCCTCCAGAAGTACGGTCGAAAAGGTGGAAAAAGAAGGGGCTTCACGTTCTCATGGGAAGATAAGTTAAAGGACGTTAAGCTTACATCCGTTGAGCTCCAGCACAAAGCCTTGGAGTGGCTGGAAGATGTATCTGATTGACACAAACATCTTCCTTGAAATCCTTCTTGGTCAAGAAAAGAAAGAAACTGCAAAACAGTTCTTGAGTTCCCATCAGGGCGAGCTTTTTATAACGGATTTCACTCTCCATTCGGTTGGGGTTATTCTCTTCAGGCTCAAACGCCCTGAGGTCTTTCTTGAGTTCATTCAGGATGTTCTTCCAAACGTCGAGGTTATCGCTCTCCCTGAGTCAGAGTACGAGCGGGTTGTTGAATTCCACCTAAAGTATGGACTGGATTTCGATGATGCCTATCAGTGTGCGGTTGCCCTTTCTAAGGGTTTAACGATTGTGACGATGGATGAAGACTTTAGGAAGGCCCCGTATTCGGTGAAGGCTATTTTCCTGTAAAATTAAGAGGTCCGAACTATGCCATCACTAATAATCATCCTCGCCGGCGGAAGGTCAACGCGCATGGGGAGGGAAAAGCCCGTTCTGAAGGTTGGGGGAAAGCCGATGCTCCTTCGGGTCTATGAGGAGGCATCAGCAATAGGAGAAACCATCGTGGCAGTCTCAAGGAACACACCGAAGACCAGAGAGCTGTGCCTTCGGGAAGGAGTTCCCTTCGTTGAAACACCGGGAAAGGGCTACGTCGAAGATGTGAAGTGGCTCCTTCGTGAGT
This DNA window, taken from Thermococcus sp., encodes the following:
- a CDS encoding DUF2281 domain-containing protein gives rise to the protein MQDVERILSQLPPEARRELLDYAEFLLQKYGRKGGKRRGFTFSWEDKLKDVKLTSVELQHKALEWLEDVSD
- a CDS encoding PIN domain-containing protein; its protein translation is MYLIDTNIFLEILLGQEKKETAKQFLSSHQGELFITDFTLHSVGVILFRLKRPEVFLEFIQDVLPNVEVIALPESEYERVVEFHLKYGLDFDDAYQCAVALSKGLTIVTMDEDFRKAPYSVKAIFL
- the cobS gene encoding adenosylcobinamide-GDP ribazoletransferase, translated to MKNILPFLTRVPLKGDFERARNELWAFPLIAPVSSALALVILYLKLPLSNVLALLALYFTIGLLHLDGLADWADGIMVKGDRERKIKAMKDLNTGIAGVFAVVMVLFLQVYSLQLIPFYAIYLAELNSKFSLLLGLATRKPLGRGLGAYFMEKMNGKQFAVGTLLYALLYLPIVLSDPPALLGILGLLFGAYAIRLSLRNFGGINGDCLGAIAEITRTGTLLVLAFVWAYL